The following proteins are encoded in a genomic region of Manduca sexta isolate Smith_Timp_Sample1 unplaced genomic scaffold, JHU_Msex_v1.0 HiC_scaffold_3634, whole genome shotgun sequence:
- the LOC115451060 gene encoding LOW QUALITY PROTEIN: protein C1orf43 homolog (The sequence of the model RefSeq protein was modified relative to this genomic sequence to represent the inferred CDS: inserted 2 bases in 2 codons; substituted 2 bases at 2 genomic stop codons), whose product MQDFTSILNIIFIISGGVLTFVILFIFAKRQITRFAVRSRRGPHVPIGTDAKKCLKKEIEPEDWXLPRIMYEPRLLSTEPSHYILEPXQPYHYRFKAVDDVKTLEEEIACQDPGLRRHPRESLRAFLLSSLAAPLDGRGQKLVHQFCDTYEFARHHPGEFGEDEYQAYSRLLLKLLDAGRLLKSVGDAGAXPRAPSPPPPPPRPCAXRPAALAALPAKLPAALHNHYTALEVPTLQYSHVHGKGGGGAE is encoded by the exons ATGCAAGACTTCACCAGTatattgaacattatatttataataagtggTGGTGTTTTAACAttcgtaatattgtttatatttgctAAAAGACAAATAACAAGATTTGCTGTGCGATCGCGAAGAGGTCCCCACGTCCCAATAGGCACAGACGCCAAAAAA TGCCTGAAGAAAGAGATAGAGCCGGAGGATTGGTGATTACCACGCATCATGTACGAACCACGGCTGCTTAGCACGGAGCCCTCACACTATATCCTGGAGC AGCAACCGTACCATTACAGGTTCAAGGCTGTGGATGATGTCAAGACTTTAG AAGAGGAGATAGCCTGTCAAGACCCTGGGCTGAGGCGTCATCCGCGCGAGTCACTCCGTGCATTTCTGCTCTCGTCCCTGGCAGCGCCTCTCGACGGCAGAGGACAGAAGCTGGTCCACCAGTTCTGCGACACATACGAGTTTGCTCGTCACCATCCTGGAGAGTTTGGGGAAGATGAATACCAGGCGTACAGCCGACTGCTGCTCAAATTGTTGGATGc CGGGCGGCTGTTAAAGAGCGTGGGGGATGCGGGCGCGTGACCCCGCGCAccctcgccgccgccgcccccccCGCGCCCGTGCG GCCGCCCCGCCGCGCTGGCAGCCCTGCCCGCCAAGCTGCCCGCGGCACTACACAACCACTACACCGCGCTAGAGGTTCCCACCTTACAATACTCACATGTCCACGGAAAGGGAGGGGGAGGTGCAGAATAA